Genomic window (Puniceicoccus vermicola):
AAAAAATTAACAACCTATATCGCACTGAGGTAGGAAGCCACCGAGGGCGTCCGGTTGGAAACCTTGACGCTACGCTCAATGGGATTTGGTGGATATTGTGCACGGGCTCGATTTGGAATCAGTTGCCTGAACGTTATGGAAAATGGAACAGTGTTTGGCGGTGTTTTCGCCGCTGGTGTGGTTCAGGCATGTGGGGATGGATTCTGCAGAATCTTACGGAACAGCACTCTGACTACGAAATCGCCTTGATGCTGGACGGCTCCCATATCAAGGCTCATCAGGACGCTTCCCGGAGTCCCTTAGATTCTGAACAACAAAAACTTGGAAAAACCAAAGGTGGCAGAAATACAAAACTCTCTGCTGTGGTAAATCTTGCCGGAAGAGCCGTTTCCCTTGTCTTGGTTCCCGGCAATGAACACGACAGTGTCAGTGCCATCGAAACCCTTCCCAAGAACTTGAAAGCCAAGTTCGTTCTCGCCGACAAGGCCTATGATGCCAACCGCATCAGAAGTCATATTGAATCGGCGGGAGGGTTCTGCGTCATCCCTCCTAAAGCGAATCGAAAAGAGACGATCTCTTACGACAAGGAAATCGGTAGGCTTCGAAGAATCGTCGAAAACTTCTTCTGCAGAATAAAATCATACAGAAGAGTCGCTACACGATACGAGCAACTCCCCAAAACCTTCCTCGGATTCGTAACTCTCTCTGCAATAGTAGATTGGATTAAATTTGAATTTGTCCACGCGGCCTAGAAGCCCTGCAAATCTGGAAAGAGTCTAACCAGTTAGTGTAAGCCGAGATACAGTTAAACGGGGCGTATCGAAACATCGATACGCCCCGTTTGATTTACTGTTAAAGTATATTATCTACTTACAGTCAATTGACCCTGATTGAAAGTATCACTTTTATTGTGATCGGCTATAAGCCCCCCTATTTTAACCATTTCCTACAAGCCGAGCCAAGCTATGTCTGAGATTAAACGCCCCCTTTCGACACATTCTAAATCACGGAATACCGCTGGCTTTGCATTGGTCATCTCCCTGTCTTTGATGGCGTTCATCCTCCTTCTCTTGCTGACTCTGACAACTATGACCAAAGTGGAGCAACAAAGTAGTTCCACTTTATCCCGCACATTATCTGCCAAACAAAATGCCCTATTGGGCTTACATATTGCGCTCGGCGAACTGCAACAATCCGCTGGCGCCGACGCCGTCGCGACGGGGCCGATATCGGTTGATTCGACATTAAGCCCACACGCTGATAAGCGATACTGGACCGCTGTTTGGGCAAATGCAGGCTCCTATGATAGCAGCCGCAATCTGACCAGCTATTCACCATCTTTACAGAAAATCTTAGTATCAGGCGATGATCAGAGTCTCATCTCGGACATTGCCAACTCGGCCACTCCCGATTGGCCGATTCTAGTAGGGAGCGACACAGTGAATGATCCAAGCGATCGAGTCAGTGCCCCGCCAGTCACGATCGAGAGCAACACGAATGATCAGGGCGTCTACGCTTACTGGATAAGTGACGAAGCTTCAAAGGCACGCATTGATTTATACGACGACCTCGCAACTACGCGTCCGAACGATCCACGGCGCATGCTCGTCATGCCGAGGACGGGAACTCAGTTGATGCGTGAAGATACGAGCACGGACAGTCAAGTGATTGGGACCAGATTTCCATCTGATGAGCTGACGTTGAGCAAATTTCTATCGATTGACCAGATCGACCTGAGCCCGAGCCTGAAAGATAGCTTTCGCAAAGCACATTTCCACAACCTTAGTCTGCATAGTCGAGGTGTGCTCAGCGACCAGCGGCGAGGCGGACTTCGTCAGGATCTAACCTGGATGCTGAAGAACAATGCCTTGCCCACTGGCTACCTCTACCAGGAACCGGTAGCGCTGTTAAATCGGACCTCGGTGCCTGGTCCCGCATGGAGCTTGCTTCAGGATTTTTATGATGCGTCCACCGCCCTTGAAACAACTGGCGCACTTCAACCCACAACGATGATGAGGCAAATCGGCAACTCTGCCGGTCATCGTAATGCCATCAATCCGATTCTGACACAGCTGAAGCTCTATTTTAACTTCTCATTCAGTGATCCGGATCCGGGCACCGATGGCGGGAATTTACGAATGCATATGTTCCCCTTAGTCGTTCTCTACAACCCATACAATGCGCCTCTGGCAGCTGCGGACTATCAATTTAATTTTCAGCAACACAACTCATTGGCGTCGACTGAGCTTCTGGTAAATGTGGAGACATCCAGTGGCCCCATGTCCTTTGGCGGCTATAAATTCAAAGATGGTAATAATGCTCTCTTTGACCCGAAGCCTCACAACGGCAGCAATGACTTCAGCGGAATGATATTCTTCAATGCCAGAAATCTAAGCTTCGCACCGGGTGAGGTCAAAGTCCTGACACTGGCCGACAACGGTGAATATCTCGGAAACGTCAATACATCCTTAGTCAATGCGCTAGAACCGAGACAATATAACGGCAATGAACTCGTCGAAGATTTCAACGACTTCAAAAGTGCCTACCTTGAATTTCAGGATACTTTACCGGATGGCACCACGCCCAATTTCTACGAATTCCAACTAGTCAATTCAGGCTACTTACGCTTCAAAATGCGACTGATTGAAACGACTGGTGAAAGTTACTTCAATAATTACGACGGCATTGGCTATAGTGCGGGCACAAACCCGACCTCTGCCCTGGCCGAACAGGGAGAAAATCTGGTCATTTTCCCAAAGGCCGGCTTTAGCTACAAGGTGGACGTCGATTCGATCCGATATCTTGCGAATTATAATCTTAGAGGTTCTTACGTGGTGCAAACAGGATACGATACGGACCCCAATATTCCGCCACGACTCTTTCGTGGTGCTTACGGATTGGGTGACTTTACGACTGACCACGTCGCGAATACAGGCAGCGCCTACTTTGGCATTGACCATACCAGTGCGGCACAAAATCGAGTCACACTTTTTGAGATCCCGGATGATCCGAATGATTTCATTTCCATCGGGCAATTTCAACACATCGACTTAAGCGTCCGTCCAATGAATCAATCAAGTGGCTATGACCAGACAGACCCAAATGCGCCGAGTTATACTTTGGGTAATTCGAACGGTAATCCCAGTGTTCTCAGAACGCAGACTTACTACAATGATTCGACCCAGTTCTGGTATAGTTTTAAAACAGCATTCGATACCGCTTATCGTGCCAATGAAGCTATCTGGGATGGTTACTTTCTTTCCACACTGGATCTCAACACCAACGAATCCAATCTAAATCCGGGCAACCACCGTTTTGAATTATTGCCTCCAATCGATCAGATCCCGACCACCCCCTACGGGGCCGCGGAAAACATGCTCATACTCGGTGCTTTTAATGTGAATTCAAACTCCGTCGAGGCCTGGAGAGCGCTATTAGGAGGCTTACAGGAATATACCCTGACCAAGATCGACAATAGCCAACAAAGCGATCTGGATTATCTTTTCGCACGACTGACGAAGCCGTATGGGGACGCGATTAATGACGACGATATCACCGACCCATCCAACAGTCATGTTTGGAATGGAGTTCGGGAATTGACCGAATCCGACATCATCGCACTCGCGGATGCGATCGTTGACGAAGTCGAAGCGCGCGGTCCCTTTCTTTCGCTCGCAGACTTTATCAACCGGGATTTAGTCGCAACTGGCGGACCCAATGAAGCGCATGCAGTCGCCGGAGCCCTCCAATCGGCCATCAATACCGTTAACTTGAACGCCAATCTGAACGGCCCCGCCATCACACTCCCTCCCGAAAGCAGCAATTATCCCGAACCCACCTTTTACTATGGGAATATATACGACAGCGCTCCAGCCAATATCACTCAAGCTGACTTATTAACACCGATCGCCCCCATTCTGTCCGCTCGCTCGGATACCTTCGTCATTCGCTCCTACGGCAAAGCAGTCAATCCACTGAACGAGGAATCCAATAGTCAAGCCTGGCTAGAAGCGGTCGTGCAACGTTGTCCCGATAAAGTCGACCCGTCGGAGTCGATCGAAACAGCTGCAGTCAGCACCAATTTCGGACGACAGTTTCGCATACTCAGCTTACAATGGATTGACCCCCAAATTTAAAGCATCGCATGTTTCAATCAATTAAAACAATCCCCTGCTGCTTACTCGTCAGCTTAATTCTCAATATTGGTCATGCTCAAGACGTCAGTCCGGAGAGCATCTTTCAATTATCATGGCGTGGTATTAGTGTCGGAAAAACAATCGATGATTTATATATAGGAAACCCCGAAAGCGGATTTCAGCGAGTTTACATTCCCAATGGCGCCTTCTCGGCCGAATACAGTTACCGGGGAACGGCTCCCATGTATTTCTACAGACTCTCAGAAGTCTCCGGTCGGCAGGTTCACACTCCAGTGGGTGCACTACCGATCAACAGCAACTTAAAAGGCGCTGCGCTCTTCATCAATCCAGACTCGTCAAATAAGAAAGTTACAGTGAACGCGATCCCCATCGATTGGGATAAACTAGTCAACGGTCAGACTCGATTAGTCAACCTAACTTCAGAAACGGTAGCAGGTTTTCTGGGTGGGACCCGCTTTGCGCTAGACCCGATGCAAACGGAAATCATCCCCTTTGATGCCGCAAGCAGCGGCGTAATCAAAGTGACAATTCAACTGGCCGTTCGTGAAGAAACCGGCTGGCAACCCAAACTCAACAGCACTTTCGGAGTGACAGATGATATGTGCGTCAACCTGCTGATTACGCAAAAAACGAATGGAAGCATCGAGATGATCCCTCTACGGGAAAGAAAGCAGCCGCCTCAAGACGTCCAGAACTGAGGCATCAATCGTTCTCGGTTCAATCTATGCGTTTCGCAGATGTTGTAGGATCGGTGAAACAGGTCGACCCGGCAGAAGCGCTCCATCGGCACTGACAAACCCCTCTTCCCGATGTCGAAGTGTATCCACCATCCGCTGTCTCCATACAGCGAGTCTTTCAACCGCCAGCGGGCTTGCATTCAAAGAGAGATCCTTCACTTCATTCGGGTCGTCTGAGAGATCAAACAACTGCTCACGACCGGTCCCACTGTGCCAAACATATTTTTCGCGCCCATCCGTCAACCACTGCAGCGAATAGCCAAAGAGTGTATGCTCACCGTGCAAGTATGGTCGTAGGGACGCTTGAGACTTGCCGACCACATGATTCAAAAAGCTGCGGCCATCAATCTGATCCGGCGCGGGCAAACCCGCGCAGTCCAGTAAAGTCGGGAGAAAATCCATCATTTCAACGACCGTTTCACAAACACTGCCTTTGGGATATTCGACCGACTGAGGCGGTTTCACAATTAAAGGCACCCGAGCCGATGCTTCGTAAGGATAGCCTTTGCGGTAGAGATGGTGATCCCCTAACATCTCGCCATGGTCCGAGGTAAAGACGATCCATGTATTCTCCGCCAGATCATACTCCTGAAGAATTTCAAGGAAACGATTAATCTGATGATCGATATGAGTCAGATGTCCGTAATAGCCTGCGCGGGCACGTTGCAGGATATCAGGGCGATATTTTGCCCGGAAAGCTTCGGGACTGTGAGACTGGTCGTATGGCTCATATAGATCCACCCAATCACCGACAACCGGATCAGGCATCGGAGCTTGTAGATACTGGTCCAAGGCCCATCCAGGGGGGTCATAAGGCGGATGTGGTCGATGGTAAGACATGTAGAGGAAGAAAGGACGGGATGTGTCGCGCGTATCCAAAAAATCGAGGCTACGCGAAGTTACCCAATTCGTCGGATGCAAGTATTCCTCCATCGGCCATGGTCGGGCGACGATTGAATTACAATTCACTCCATGCTCGAAATAATCGGCATTCGCCCGTCCAGTCTCTTCTCGCAACCATGCCAGGTAGTCATCGTTTTCAATTGGCTGACCATGGCGTTTACGCGCGAAATGCAAATAGCCATCATGTAGTTCAACCGACTCGAACCCCAACTGGTTACGTTCAGGAAAGGTGTGTAATTTGCCAATCGCCTTGGTCTGATAGCCACACTTCGTGAATTCACCCGGTAGCGTGATGGGATAATTCCACGGCACACCATCCTGATAGCTGACACGGCCATGATGTTCCGGTGTCAGCCCGGTCATCAGGGATGCCCTTGAAGGCACACAGGTCGGACAGGAAGCATAGGCATGTGAAAAGAGCACACCCTGCAGCGCAAGCAGATCCAGTGTAGGTGTATGCACAACGGGATGTCCTTCAATCGAAAGACAATCAGCGCGCCACTGATCGACGTGAATAAAGACGATATTGGGAGATGATGGTTTTGTCATTTTACGACCGATTCTAAGTCATTGAATAATTGTCCTTCAGCATTAAAAGCACGAATGTAATTAAGTAGTTCATCCAAATTCACGTTCGCCACTCCAGCAAAGGTATCTGCCGCACCATAGCTCATGATTAGCTGACCATTGCGGACAATTCCACCGCAGGTAAACAGGCAGGGAGTCGCAAATTTCCCGGCCAACTCCCAATCTTGAGAAGCATACATCATGCGGGTTGGGCAGCGATGCTTCACACGCATCCAATCGTCCTTACAGGACTCAAGGATCATAAATGATTGGGTGTAACCAATACGCGCATCTTGCTTGCCATGATACGGCAGTAACCACTCTCCGTCGCCAATCGGAATGGGGGTCCAACTCGCACCAATACGATCGCCTTCCCAATCAAAAATAGGCTCTGCCAAAAGTCGGTGTTCCGCTTTATCAGTCCCCAGATCCTCTAAGCAGCCTGCTGAAGCCATAAAAATAGAAGGTGCAATCTGATCATAGGCATCCCCATATAACTCCGGTTGCTTTGGACGATGTAAACTGAGATATCGATGCCGATCACCAATCTGCACCAATTCGGGGAAGATGACCACATCCCGGTTATCACCTCGCTCGGGATCTGTAATCGCGGCGACATAGCGACTTGCGGCCGCATAATCCTTTTGGATCCAGGCATCTCGATCAATCTCATACAAGACACTCACCGTTAAGTTTTCAGAGGCTGCCCGCCCAAGCCCATGACGACCGGATACAGCCCATTCAGGAGCACATTGAACCGGATCGTCTTTAATCCAATAAGCTCCCGGTGCAAAGAGACGACTGGCCGTGACCAGGTAGCATTTCCCTTCCAGCCAAAAGAGACGTGGGTCTTCAATGCACCCGTTTGAGTAATTGACCACAGGCGCTCCTGCACGACTTTGGCAAAACATGTCGGCTTCTTCGGTTGCAAGCGCTGGAGCGAGAAATGGTTGCGAAAAATCTGCCTGCCAGCTTTGACCTCCGTCTTCACTGTATGCAGAACCGAGCTGAATCGGATACGATGAAACTCCCTCCCTCTCTGCTTCTGGTCCACCGGCGCCACAAGCGCGGAAGAGCATAAAGATTTCAGAGCGCCCCGGCAACTCAACGATGGATGGGTTCAATACCATTGTGTCTGCCCAAGGCACATCCATTTGTGGTCCGAGAATCGCCTCTTTAGAATAAGAAAATACAGGTAATCGGGGATGACTCATAGAGGACAGATAATTGTAGAAGGGATTCCCCGGGACAACAGGCGCCAAACTATAATAGTAAAGGTAAAGGCATTCCTGCACCCGACAGAAGCGGTCAACTGAGTTACTTTACTGATACACCTCCCTGAAAGTGGACAACCCTACCACGTCTTTCATCTCATAGTATTTGATACCTGTCCTATGAGCCAATTAAGTCCACATACCTCGACTGTAGTCACAGCCCCCTCATCTCTTTTTTCTGACATGAAACCGGCCCCGATCAACGGAGGCCTACGTGATAAAGATTATTGGATTTGGTGCCCGACGGTATTGTCGGATAATTCCGGCACCTACCATATGTTTGCCAGCCGCTGGCCACATGGTTGCTCATTTAGCCCCCACTGGCTGACAAATTCAGAGGTGATCCATGCAACATCAACCACACCGGAGGGGCCTTATCAGTTTGAGCAAGTTATCCTGCCACCACGTGGTAACCAATTTTGGGATGGTTGCATGACACACAATCCTACGGTTCGACGCGCAAAGGATGGAACCTGGCTTTTGTTTTACACCGGAACTTGCTACGAGGGTGAACGTCCTACAGTGGCGAAACCAGCGCAAAACCAGGACCCAGGG
Coding sequences:
- a CDS encoding arylsulfatase, whose amino-acid sequence is MTKPSSPNIVFIHVDQWRADCLSIEGHPVVHTPTLDLLALQGVLFSHAYASCPTCVPSRASLMTGLTPEHHGRVSYQDGVPWNYPITLPGEFTKCGYQTKAIGKLHTFPERNQLGFESVELHDGYLHFARKRHGQPIENDDYLAWLREETGRANADYFEHGVNCNSIVARPWPMEEYLHPTNWVTSRSLDFLDTRDTSRPFFLYMSYHRPHPPYDPPGWALDQYLQAPMPDPVVGDWVDLYEPYDQSHSPEAFRAKYRPDILQRARAGYYGHLTHIDHQINRFLEILQEYDLAENTWIVFTSDHGEMLGDHHLYRKGYPYEASARVPLIVKPPQSVEYPKGSVCETVVEMMDFLPTLLDCAGLPAPDQIDGRSFLNHVVGKSQASLRPYLHGEHTLFGYSLQWLTDGREKYVWHSGTGREQLFDLSDDPNEVKDLSLNASPLAVERLAVWRQRMVDTLRHREEGFVSADGALLPGRPVSPILQHLRNA
- a CDS encoding IS5 family transposase, which translates into the protein KINNLYRTEVGSHRGRPVGNLDATLNGIWWILCTGSIWNQLPERYGKWNSVWRCFRRWCGSGMWGWILQNLTEQHSDYEIALMLDGSHIKAHQDASRSPLDSEQQKLGKTKGGRNTKLSAVVNLAGRAVSLVLVPGNEHDSVSAIETLPKNLKAKFVLADKAYDANRIRSHIESAGGFCVIPPKANRKETISYDKEIGRLRRIVENFFCRIKSYRRVATRYEQLPKTFLGFVTLSAIVDWIKFEFVHAA